AAGCATATCCAAGCAGTACAGATATGAGCTCCTGCAGAGCAAGCACATagctgaagaaggaaaggaaaacagatgagaGAATATAGCCGTTACAGACAGAACAAACATACTGGTGTCATGGAACAACAATCCTTCAAAGATACTGAATTCTTTTTGAACTTCTGTGGGGATGCTGTGGGGAAATAGTGTTAAAGGTTAGTAAAACAGCTGCATCGTTATGCAAGCCAGATCTGATTATCCATTAACTGCTTGACTCCATCTACCAATTCAATGCGAGACTTTTAACTATATTCTGGAATCCCAACTTATTACAGCTTGTATTTCTTGTAGCccaaaatgttttacttgaaTTATTTAACTAGTAATTAATAGTAATCCTCTGGACTAGTCACCCAATTCCACTTCAATGGACTGATCCACATCTTCAACCCCATTGTTAAAAAGATAGGAAGTAGACAGTCCCGCCATGTCCTTTGGTGCTGACACAGCAGCATGCATTTATCACATCGCTCCGGGAAACACACCAGTACATTCTCAGACATCCTAGAAACATCCTTGACCCAAAGCtcaaaaatccaaaaccaccaaGCAGGACAGGTACAAACACCATCCTGTTGAAAGTCAGTGGAAATACCTGCCAGCTTCTCTCTCAGctttgttcttgaaataaaaacGGAGCAAGATGCTACAATGGTGGGTCATTCAGAGATTGCCTGACAAGCATCAAAGCCTCCTTCTAAACAGAATTTTTGAAGTTTAGCTATTGAATGTCTTACTATATATATTAAGAAACATTTAGATATAAGTGTTTAATCTTGGAAGATCTACACAACAGTTAATCaattccccacaaaaaaaaaaaaaaaaaaaaatctgtttctgctgGCAATTAGAAAAGCCTGTGTACAAGACTTACGGGGAAACCCCAACACTTGATTCTTTGTTTATACTTTTTCAAGGTTAAATGTCTTCTTGTTTATACTATTTCTTCTTCCCGATATGAAGTTTTCTTGGTTTACTCAATGCATCACAGAATGCAAGAAAATACCTTGTTACACCTGGTATTTGTGCTATCCAATCTAGAAACCatctttaaagaagaaagcaccacagaagtaatttttttttaaggcttaaaTCAGTTAAAACTAAACCTGCAGCTGAATTTTGCTCTAACTCTTCAGAAACAACAAATTTTGAGTATTTGCTTTGCAACTTCTGAACATACTCAAGTAACATTCATCCTTTCTGATCCCACCAGGACTGTATATAGGTTTTTCTATAAACTTAACATTAACCCAAAGAACACAGAGACATAGCATTGAACTTTTGTTTTAATGGTCTCAAATTCTGTGACAGATTTTTGGTcaagtttccattttaaaaaatttatcgATTTTAAAGACTAATAACTTAAACTGCCACGAAACAAATGGTCCACAAAcattcctttccttctgaagCTTTTACGATGCATTGTAATCATTAACCAGTCTTTTACTATTAAACTTAAATGGCCAATTGAGACAAACAGTTCTGAGACCGTTCTTCCACCACTGATTAAGACTGAGGTGGCAGCTGATGTACAGAATTTTCATTTAGCCTTCTGGGCCTTCTGGGCAGACTTTGTGACCTTGCCAGCTCCACCAGCCTTCTTGTCAACTGCCTTGATGACACCAACAGCAACCGTCTGTCTCATGTCACGCACAGCAAAACGAcctgaaaacaaaaacaggttTTATGACTTTTGCCTAGGGCTAAGTACCCACAGCATTACCTGCACAGCAGCAACACGCAACTTGGGGTAAGGGGGCAAATACCGCTCTAGGACGGCGAACTGCATGAGACTAGGACAGAGATACATAATTATCTAGAGAGTACCCCTGTACTGCTGAAGTTTTGGTTCCACTTGGAAGCTTCTGTTGAAGTCACAGCTTTTAATAGCATCTTACAGAACACACTACATCCCGATACTGGAAGTTGAGGAGCATCTTTTCTAGAGGTGAGGATTAACGCATTTTAAGGAGATGCCTTACCCAGAGGAGGATAATCGGAGAAGCTCTCAACACACATAGGTTTGCCAGGGATCATGTCGACGATGGCAGCATCTCCAGATTTCAGGAATTTGGGGCCATCCTCCAGCTTCTTGCCGGAACGACGatcaatcttctctttcagctcagCGAATTTGCAAGCAATGTGAGCAGTATGGCAATCCAGCACAGGGGCATAACCAGCGCTAATTTGGCCAGGGTGGTTCAGGATAATAACCTAGAAAACCAAGAAAGCTAAGTTAACACCGGGACAATTTTGAATACTGATGTGTCTTACAAAGCCAGGGCTTTCACACAATTTGCTTCAAGCACATACACCTCAGAACACAAGCCTATGCCACTTTATAGCTTAGCCTACTAGTAAGAAAGAACAAGACTCTCCTATTTCACAATCCAGAGCTACATTTCAAACAtcttccagcagctgcaaaaATTACCTGTGCAGTGAAGCCAGCAGCTTCCATTGGAGGATCGTTCTTGCTGTCACCAGCAACATTGCCACGGCGAACATCTTTCACAGACACGTTCTTAACATTGAAGCCAACGTTATCACCAGGCAGAGCTTCGCTCAGGGCTTCATGGTGCATCTCAACAGATTTTACTTCAGTTGTAACATTGACAGGGGCAAATGTAACCACCATGCCTGGCTTCAGAACACCAGTTTCCACACGGCCAACTGGTACAGTACCAATGCCTGCAAAAGAGAAGCAACATTAGCAATTCAGCTCAATGAATACATGCCCTTACGGGAGAAAACACTCGAGACTCAAGTATTCTAAGTTTTCCACTTGAAAAAACAGCTCTCAGGcaaacagctgcatttctgtCCCATACATTAGCTGTTGCTGGCAAGTGAGAAGCATTACAGAGAACACATACCGCCAATTTTGTAGACATCTTGAAGAGGCAGACGCAGAGGTTTGTCAGTTGGACGAGTCGGTGGCAGGATACAGTCCAAAGCTTCAAGGAGGGTGGTTCCACTGGCGTTGCCGTCCTTTCGGGTAACCTTCCATCCCTTGAACCAGGgcatctgtaacaaaaaaaagcccaggcATAAACTGTCTGCCAATTTTAACGGCACAAGGCTAGAAAAGACCAAGCGGTGTATTTAGTATTATCTCAGTATACTATTGCAGAGTAAGAATTTGTCAAGTGCTTGGGTTTGATTTTTGACCTCAGCACTTCCAaacacaactatttaaaaaaccccatgcatTTTACAACTGTGCAATTTATCTCATTAATCCTCCTACTTTCATTTCTTAATATAAACAAATGTCAAACCTACATTAGAGCTCGGCTCCAACATGTTGTCTCCGTTCCAACCAGAAATTGGCACAAAAGCTACAGTGTCTGGGTTGTAGCCAATTTTCTTGATGTATGTGCTGACTTCTTTGACAATCTCTTCATATCTCTTCTGGCTGTAAGGTGGCTCGGTGGAATCCATCTTGTTGACACCAACAATCAGCTGTTTTACACCCAGGGTGTAGGCCAGAAGGGCATGCTCACGGGTCTGCCCGTTCTTGGAAATACCAGCCTCGAACTCACCAACACCAGCAGCAACAATCAGGACTGCACAATcagcctttgaaaagaaagaaaaaaacctctcgtTACAATGCTTGCAGATGTGTCAAGGTATTAGGGGAACACCCCCAACCAACCAAGGAACAACCTGCCTGAACTCCCCAAATCCTCAGTTCTATTAACGTACCTGAGAAGTTCCAGTAATCATGTTCTTAATGAAGTCTCTGTGTCCAGGAGCATCAATGATGGTGACGTAGTATTTGCTTGTTTCAAATTTCCACAGGGAAATATCAATAGTAATACCACGCTCACGTTCAGCTTTCAGCTTGTCCAAGACCCAGGCATATTTGAAGGAACCTTTACCCATCtatggattaaaaaacaaaacaaaaaatccagagtgttttttccccactgccctttttttaagaatatatatttacatttacttcACAGAGATCACACACTGGCTAAACAACAAAATCTAAGAATAGTAAGCGgtttaatactgaaaaatgttgCTGCTTGTACAACAAGCAACAAGATACACTTGGCACTACTGGTGACAGATGCcagctgttttctgttatttaacCTGTTGACAGTTTAGCCCTCTTGACAGCTTGTTAATTGCACTAACACATCTTTATGATAGGTCCCTTGAGCCTAAGCCCTACTATCAAGTGTCCTTTACAAATTTAAGTTCTCTTACTAATGCAAACCCTGCGATAATCAACATTTTAACTGCCACTCAGCCTAACATTCGCTACATTTCATTCTGTGATGTGCTTATAAGACCCATGCTGTTattacacaggaagaaaaaagtatgttCAGTAAGACTTTCTACAGGTTCAAACACCAAAATCCATAcctttctcattttcagaagtaaacctTCCCAGAACAATTTCTTGAAATTTTATCCTCAACTACATGTAGGGAAAGACTGAAGCTGAGAACTCTGCTTAAATGATGATTCCAGACATAATTATGTAGATGTAGCTTTAGGCTACCTTTCTTTTCCCCCGTTCTACACTTCACAATTTGAGCTTCGCCAACTAACATAATGGCGGATTCAACAGTTTAGCACTTGTTCAACTACGGGGACAACTGCAACCTAACTGCCGCCCTGTGGCCACAGAACACTTACACACTTGTTCAGCTACTGGGACAGTTGCAACCAAGCCGCCTCCCTGTGGCCACAAAATAGTTTGCAACTTAGTTTTGCAACCAGCTTGCTCTTTATTCATTCCTGCACCCTGAAACTTTGCTGGACGTCATAGGCCCACACACCTCAGCAGCTTCCTTCTCGAACTTCTCGATGGTCCTCTTGTCGATACCACCACATTTGTAGATGAGGTGGCCGGTGGTGGTGGACTTGCCAGAATCGACGTGGCCGATGACGACGATGTTGATGTGGgtcttctcctttcccatttcGGATGTCAGTTAAGTTCTTTCTTTCGGCAGAAGAGAATCGACACCTGGAAAGTCCCCACAAAAATACCGGTCACGCCTCGGCTGCGAgcgccctccccggggcggccggcggggaccCGGCCGAGGGGGCGGGAGGCCGCCGCGGGCGGCGATGGCGGCCCCGCGtgccgggcggcgcgggcaggcCCGGCCGGGatggcggccccggccccgccccgccgggggaggggcgggcgccGGCCGGGGGCCCCCGCCGAGCGCCCCTCGCGTCGCCccctcccggcgcggccgccgggcTCGAGTTACCCccggcggccggggagcggggcggcggcgcggcgggcccgcCGGGCTGCGCGGAGGGCGGGGCCGGCCCGCTCCTTTGTGTGACTCaccccgcccgggccgccgcgtCCTCCATTTTGTGGAGCTGGCGGCAGGCAGGAAAGGCGAGCGGCCATTTTTTTACTCGTGctccatccccccctcccccaccacGACCCAGGCGGCGGCCgacgggccccgccgccgcccgccacgCACCTCGCGTCCCGGCGCCACGGCCCCACCGCCACCCGCGCGGCaggggggaggcggccgggcaCCTCGTGCCCCACGCCGCCATGGTCGCGCCTCTCCCCGGGCTGGGgcctgggggggagggagggaggggtcGAGGGGGACGATGCGTCGCCATCTCCCGGCGTGCGCTCTCCCGcctgcccggctcccccggcagcctcccatgcccccccggcccccagcccccgcgcACCGCTCCGCCGTGGCGGCCACGCCCGGGCTCGGCGCTCGCCGGGCCCCCGGGGTGCAcgggcccccggcccggccctgcccctcccccggccccggcctgcCCCGCGCGGACGCGC
The Mycteria americana isolate JAX WOST 10 ecotype Jacksonville Zoo and Gardens chromosome 3, USCA_MyAme_1.0, whole genome shotgun sequence genome window above contains:
- the EEF1A1 gene encoding elongation factor 1-alpha 1, with the protein product MGKEKTHINIVVIGHVDSGKSTTTGHLIYKCGGIDKRTIEKFEKEAAEMGKGSFKYAWVLDKLKAERERGITIDISLWKFETSKYYVTIIDAPGHRDFIKNMITGTSQADCAVLIVAAGVGEFEAGISKNGQTREHALLAYTLGVKQLIVGVNKMDSTEPPYSQKRYEEIVKEVSTYIKKIGYNPDTVAFVPISGWNGDNMLEPSSNMPWFKGWKVTRKDGNASGTTLLEALDCILPPTRPTDKPLRLPLQDVYKIGGIGTVPVGRVETGVLKPGMVVTFAPVNVTTEVKSVEMHHEALSEALPGDNVGFNVKNVSVKDVRRGNVAGDSKNDPPMEAAGFTAQVIILNHPGQISAGYAPVLDCHTAHIACKFAELKEKIDRRSGKKLEDGPKFLKSGDAAIVDMIPGKPMCVESFSDYPPLGRFAVRDMRQTVAVGVIKAVDKKAGGAGKVTKSAQKAQKAK